The Chryseobacterium sp. LJ668 genome segment TCTATTCGTTTTGGTGACCTACTTTATAATAAGAAAGATTTTGCCATTTTACTTTGGGCTGCAAATGTTAGAAATTTTGGTGTACAATCTTTTGAGCATGCAGCGGAAATATGGGAAGAAATTTATAAAAGAAGTCTGACCGAACCTGAAAAAAAAGCTTTAAAGACAGGATTTGAAGCTAAATTTTAATACTCTGATATTTTATCGCACATTTTTTGTTTGAAGAACATTAGATCTTAAAACTGCTATAATGAAGAATCTACTTTTAATCTCTTGTGCATTTGTAGTACTTTCCTGTAAAAAAGAAGATAATAGAACTGATCATTTTAAAAATTCAGACAGTTTATTTTCAAAAACAAGCGGAGATTCTCTACAAATAAAAAATAATTTAAATTCAGTTGAAGAAATTAAAAAAGAATACAATGTGGTCAATTCAAAATTGATCGCGAAAAAACTTGACTCTGTAAGTTTTGATTACGAATGTGAAGAACGATCAGGAAATGTTGTCTACTATTCTGAAAACGGAGTTTTAAAAGTGATGAAACACTTCAATGCAGACAGTCATTTTTCTTCAACGGAAAATTATTTTGTGAATGATGGAAAACCTTACTTTATTTTTCAGCAGCAAACAGTTTGGAGCTTTGACGGCGGTACATCGGAAAAACCCGAAACTAGAGATGACATCACTGAGCAAAGATATTATATTGCTGAAGGTAAACCGATTCAATGTTTGGAGAAAAAATATACTTTAAAATCAAGCTTAAAAAACAATTCCAAATCTGAAAATATTGAGAATAAAGAACTGAAAAACTGCTCGATTGATGAATTGCAGAAAACATTTGATCTGCTCATGAAAAATAAAGATCAAAAAGGCAAAATCAATTGTCTCTAGAAATAAAAAGTGGTTTCGAATTTATCGAAACCACTTTTAGTATAATTTAAAACTGAAAATTACACTTTCATAATTTCAGCTTCTTTCGTCTTAAGATGATCGTCACAAAGTTTCACATGCTTGTCAGTAAGCACCTGGATTTCTTCTTCTACACTTTTTATAGCATCTTCAGAAATACCCTCAAGTTTCTTTAATTCTTTGATCCCGTTTTGTCTTGCGTTTCTCACAACAATTTTAGTATCTTCGGTTTCTCCTTTAGCTTGTTTGGCTAGCTCTCTTCTCCTATCCTCTGTCAAAGGCGGTACATTAAGGATAATATTTTCACCATTATTGGAAGGCGCAAAGCCTAAATTTGAATTGATGATTGCTTTTTCTATAGCTCCAATTGCTGTTCTATCCCAAGGTTGAATAGAAATGGTCATCGCATCGGGCACAGAAACGTTAGCAACCTGATTAAGAGGAGTCGGAGCACCATAATACTCTACCATCACATCCTGCACCATATTTGTAGACGCACGTCCCGCCCTGATTCTTTGAAATGCATGATCCAAGTGCTTTATAGCTGCTTCCATATCATGTTTTACAGATTCTACAATAAGATCTAATTCTTCCATTATATAATAAAAATTTGAAAGGTTACACATTTTTTTAGCAATAAGTAATGAATATTATTTCTTTTTACTTTGCCTTTTATTTTTATTTATTTTAAATATTCACTAAAGTTCCGACAGATTCTCCTTCAACAATCTTCACTAAATTACCATCCTTATTCATATCAAACACAATGATGGGCAATTTGTTTTCATGGCTTAATGTAAATGCCGTCATATCCATTACCTTAAGATTTTTTTCAAAAACTTCGTCGAAAGATAGGGAGTTGTATTTTACTGCATTTTCGTTTTTCTCAGGATCGCTATCGTAGATTCCGTCTACTCTGGTTCCTTTTAATATAACTTCTGCATCAATTTCTATAGCTCTTAGAGTTGCTGCAGTATCTGTGGTAAAATAAGGGTTTCCTGTACCCGCCCCGAAGATCACTACTCTACCCTTTTCAAGATGTCTTACGGCTCTTCTTTTGATGAATGGTTCAGCGACTTTATCCATTTCGATGGCAGATTGCAGTCTGGTTCTGATTCCGGCATCTTCTAGAGCACCTTGTAATGCCATTCCGTTGATAACGGTTGCAAGCATTCCCATATAATCACCCTGTACCCTATCCATACCTTTTGCAGCACCCGCAACACCACGGAAAATATTTCCTCCTCCAATGACGATAGCAATTTCACAGCCAAGGTCTACTACCTTTTTGATTTCCTGAGCGTATTCCATCAGTCTTTCGGTATCAATACCGTACTGTCTGTTCCCCATCAATGCCTCACCACTCAGTTTTAGAAGGATTCTTTTATATTTCATCTTTAAATTTATAATAGTTTTTTAAGGTTTAATTTCCTCGGAAATTAACTTTGCAAATATAATCATTATAAATATTGAAAAAAGAAAATATTTAATACTAAATAATGGAGTAAATATTTTGATAAGTACGAAAAAGGATTATTTTTGCATTAATTAATTACTGATTTGAAGAAAGTTCTAATTTTTTCACTATTTCTTTCGGGAATTGTTTCATTTGCTCAAACTGGAACAAACGTATATCCGTTTCTGAATATTCCTGTTTCTGCAAGACAGGCTTCTTTGGGTGGTGATGCTATCACAGCGAGAGATCATGATGTTTCTTTTGCCATAGCTAATCCTTCTTTGCTAAATAAGGAGTCTGACAAACAGCTTTCTGTAAACGCAACAGCATATCTCGCAGATTCAAAGTACGGAACGATTGCCTACGCAAAAGATCTTGATAATGGTCACATGGTTACTGTGAACGCACGCTATATGAGCTACGGAAATATCCCGAGAACCGATGACAGCGGTTTTGAAATGGGAGAATTCTCAGCTTCAGACGTTGCCGTTGGCGGTGGATATGCTTATCAGTTTGAAGAAGACTGGACGATTGGCGGTGGGTTGAATTTTATTACTTCAAAAATCGACACCTATACTTCTTCTGCATTGGCAGGAACGTTGGGCGTTACTTACCATCCAAAACAAAGTAAAGAAGTAGTTTCTGTCGTATTAAGAAACTTTGGATATCAGCTAAAATCTTTCAATGGTGATAGAGAAAATTTGCCATTCAGAATAGATTTGGGATATACAAAAATCTTAAAAGCCTTTCCTCTTGCAATTACAATTACTGCACACGATTTACAGGAATTCGATATTTCATCTGAGCTCAATGTCAACGGACAGGAAGTGAATATCGGAAGAAAGATTGCCGATCACTTTTCTTTAGGAGCAGAGCTTTTTCCTGAAAAAAGTTTCAATTTTAGATTAGGATATAATGTCAGAAGAGGAAACGAACTAGCTGTTGCCGATCAAAGAAACTTCTCCGGACTTTCTGCAGGCTTCGGACTTAAGGTTTCAAGATTTCGTATTGATTATGCGCATGTGAGATACCATAATTCTTCGAATGTCAACCAAATCGGAATTTCAGTCGATCTTAGCGGTCATCAGGGAGAATAATCTCATACTTTAAACCTAAAAAATTTAAGAATATATTTGATATTTCTTGAATTTTCAGAATTTTTTTTGAAATTTGTAGTATGAAAAAACCAGTGATAGCGATTGACGGATACTCATCAACAGGGAAAAGTTCCATATCAAAAATTATTGCCGAAAAGTTAGGAATTGTACATTTAGATACAGGAGCTCTATATCGTGGTATTACCTGGTTTGCCCTGCAGAATTGTGTAAATGACGATGAAACTATCAATCTTTCTGAGCTTTTTAATTCTTTTCCCCTCATTGAGCTAGAATTTAAAAATGATGGCGGCGAACTGGTATTATTTCTCAATCATATCAATGTTTCAAAAGAAATCCGCTCAAATGAAGTATCAAAAAATGTAAGTTTCATTGCAAAACAAAAAGAAGTTAGAGATTTTCTTATGGAATCTCAGCGCAATCTGGCACAAAAAGGCGGAATTATAATGGATGGCAGAGATATTGGCACTGTCGTTTTACCCAATGCCGATTTTAAATTTTTTCTCACTGCCAGTATTGAAGAAAGAACTAATAGAAGATACCAGGAATTGCTTCATCTCGGAATTGATACTGATGAGCAGCAGGTGAAAGAAAACCTTATTGCCAGGGATAAAATCGACAGTGAGAGGGAAATTGCCCCGTTAAAACAAGCCAACGACGCAATAGTAATTGATAATACGATGCTTACAAAGAAAGAGACTATAGAAAGCATCCTTGCATATGTAAAAAAATAACAATTTTATATACCAAATTTGTCATTTGGTATATAAATTGTAAGATTGGAGGTATAAATATTTATTAACCATAATTAAAAAAACAAAAAATGTCTAAAAAAGAGAATAATACAGCGGGTATTTTAGCGGGACTTCTTGCAGGTGCAGCAGCAGGAGTGATTTTAGGAATGTTGTATGCTCCTGAAGAAGGTAAGGAAACGAGAAAAAAAATTAAAACAAAAGCGAACGATCTGAAAGAAGAAGCTAAAAACAAATACGGTGAAGTTTCTGAAAAAGTAAAAGATCAGTACGGAAATATCTCTACTACCTTTAAAGAAACTGCAAGTAACGTAGCTCATACCGTAAAAGATGGTTACGATAAATATAAAGATCAGATTGTTTCTAAGACTACTGATATCGTAAAAGATGTTGAAACAGGATTGAATGATCTGAAAGGATAAATTCATTTACTAAAAATGATAAAAGGAACTTTGACCATATTAAAGTTCCTTTTTTTGTAACTTTTAAAAAAAAACAATGATAGAAACTATAAAAGAATATGCATCGAAGCGAATTGACCTTCTGAAAATAGAAGCCACAGAAAAATCATCAATATCTGCTGGAGTTGTTGCCTATCTCGTTACTTTATTAGTTGCTTTTGCTTTTTTTATTATCCTTTTTAATTTTGGATTGGCATTTTTTATAGGTAAACTATTGAATAATACTTCTTATGGATTTTTAATTGTAGCAGCATTTTATTTGCTAATAATGATTATAGTTATTACATTTAAAAAACGAATTGTAAACATGGTCGCAAATAAAGTAATCGAATTTTTAAATCACTAATTTATGAGCAGAAATTACGAAAGTCTGGAAGAGTTAAGAAGAAAGAAAAAGCTTTTAAAAAGTGAAATACAGGATTTGGAAGGATTGCTG includes the following:
- the frr gene encoding ribosome recycling factor: MEELDLIVESVKHDMEAAIKHLDHAFQRIRAGRASTNMVQDVMVEYYGAPTPLNQVANVSVPDAMTISIQPWDRTAIGAIEKAIINSNLGFAPSNNGENIILNVPPLTEDRRRELAKQAKGETEDTKIVVRNARQNGIKELKKLEGISEDAIKSVEEEIQVLTDKHVKLCDDHLKTKEAEIMKV
- the pyrH gene encoding UMP kinase, whose protein sequence is MKYKRILLKLSGEALMGNRQYGIDTERLMEYAQEIKKVVDLGCEIAIVIGGGNIFRGVAGAAKGMDRVQGDYMGMLATVINGMALQGALEDAGIRTRLQSAIEMDKVAEPFIKRRAVRHLEKGRVVIFGAGTGNPYFTTDTAATLRAIEIDAEVILKGTRVDGIYDSDPEKNENAVKYNSLSFDEVFEKNLKVMDMTAFTLSHENKLPIIVFDMNKDGNLVKIVEGESVGTLVNI
- the porQ gene encoding type IX secretion system protein PorQ yields the protein MKKVLIFSLFLSGIVSFAQTGTNVYPFLNIPVSARQASLGGDAITARDHDVSFAIANPSLLNKESDKQLSVNATAYLADSKYGTIAYAKDLDNGHMVTVNARYMSYGNIPRTDDSGFEMGEFSASDVAVGGGYAYQFEEDWTIGGGLNFITSKIDTYTSSALAGTLGVTYHPKQSKEVVSVVLRNFGYQLKSFNGDRENLPFRIDLGYTKILKAFPLAITITAHDLQEFDISSELNVNGQEVNIGRKIADHFSLGAELFPEKSFNFRLGYNVRRGNELAVADQRNFSGLSAGFGLKVSRFRIDYAHVRYHNSSNVNQIGISVDLSGHQGE
- the cmk gene encoding (d)CMP kinase, whose product is MKKPVIAIDGYSSTGKSSISKIIAEKLGIVHLDTGALYRGITWFALQNCVNDDETINLSELFNSFPLIELEFKNDGGELVLFLNHINVSKEIRSNEVSKNVSFIAKQKEVRDFLMESQRNLAQKGGIIMDGRDIGTVVLPNADFKFFLTASIEERTNRRYQELLHLGIDTDEQQVKENLIARDKIDSEREIAPLKQANDAIVIDNTMLTKKETIESILAYVKK
- a CDS encoding YtxH domain-containing protein → MSKKENNTAGILAGLLAGAAAGVILGMLYAPEEGKETRKKIKTKANDLKEEAKNKYGEVSEKVKDQYGNISTTFKETASNVAHTVKDGYDKYKDQIVSKTTDIVKDVETGLNDLKG
- a CDS encoding phage holin family protein encodes the protein MIETIKEYASKRIDLLKIEATEKSSISAGVVAYLVTLLVAFAFFIILFNFGLAFFIGKLLNNTSYGFLIVAAFYLLIMIIVITFKKRIVNMVANKVIEFLNH